The window TCCGAAATCTGCTCGCCCTTTTCCAGGACTTGAAGCGCTCCACCCTCAGCGTCGGCAACCTTCAGCACTTCTTCGCCCAGCAGGAGCGCGAGTTTCGTGACGCCAGGAAGGAGCCCAACATCGAGGCCGCCCGGCGCGCGGTGATCGCCATCTACGAGCGCATCCGCACGAAGGTCATCAGCGAGATCATCGTCCGGCGCACACGCACCGACCTCAGCGACAACGAGGACTACCAGCGCGATTTGGTGGAGCAGGGGATCACGTTCCCCGAGGTTGAGCGACCCCGGCACATCCTGTATCCACTCACCCCCGAACTGGAGGGGCTCTACGATCGCACTGTCCAGATGCTGTCAACCGGCACGCCCACGAGTCTGACCTACAACCGATACAAGGCACTCTCATTCCTCCGGGCCGAACTGAAACAGAAATACCAGAACGCCGACCGCATCTCGCACCAGCTTGCCACCATCATGCGCACGCTGCTCGTGAAAAGGCTCGACAGCTCGTTCTACGCGTTCACCGCCTCGCTTCGACGCTTCCGGGATGCCACCCGGGTCATGATCGGCATGTTCGAGCGCGGCACCGTTTACATCGCCCCCAACCTGCCGGTGAACCAGCTCATCCTGGAGGGCCGCGAGGAGGAACTCGTCGCGCTCATTGCTGACAAGCAGGACGCGGACCCCACCATCGAGGTGTGCAAGCCCGAGGACTTTGCCGAGGATCTGCTCAACGGGCTTCGTCGCGACCTCGACCGAATCGAGCCCATTCTCGCCGACTGGCAGCGTGTCACCGACGCCAACATTGATCCCAAGTTTGACATCTTCCTGCACCGCCTGCGGGCCGAGCTGATGAACCGCGACATCAACCGCGAGGGCAAGCTCGTGGTTTTTTCCGAATCGCGGGAGACAACCGACTACCTGACCAAGCGGCTGTCGATCGCCGGCTTTCACCGCGTCATTGCCATCGACGCCGGCAACCGCAGCACCCGGCGCGACGACATTCGCGCCAACTTCGATGCCAATTTCGCAGGCAAGCGCCGGAACGATTACGACCTCATCATCTCCACCGAGGTTCTCGCCGAGGGCGTGAACCTCCACCGGGCCAATATCGTGGTCAACTACGACACCCCGTGGAACTCAACGCGGCTCATGCAGCGCATTGGCCGGGTGAACCGCATCGGCTCGGTCGCCCCGCGCGTCTACATTTACAATTTCTACCCCACCTCCCGGGTCGACGACGACATCGAGCTGCGCAAGAAGGCCGTCATGAAGCTCCAGGCCTTTCACTCGGCACTCGGCGAGGACAGCCAGATTTACTCCACCGACGAGGAGGTGGATACCTTTGGCCTCTTTGAGAAGGTCCCTGAAGATAGCGAACGCGACGAACGACTCACGCTCCTCATGGAGCTGCGCCGCTTCCGTGCGCAGAACCCCGAGCAGTTCCGGCGCATCGTCAAGCTGCCCGCCCGGTGCCGGGTCGGCCGCGCCGACGCCGGCCGCGCGCACACTTCGGTCGCGTTCATCCGCAACGCGCACCGCGACGCCTTCTATCGCGTGCAGCCCGGTGCCGAACCCGGGGAGATCAGCTTCACCGAGGCGGCCCGTGAGTTTCGCACCCAGCACATCGACGAGCCGGCCATCGCGCTGCACCGCGAGCATCACGCCCAGGTAAACGCCGCCACCGCCGCATTCCGCGAGGCGGTCATTGCCGACACGCTCGCACCCCTCGCCGTCGAGGTGAAGCAGGGGCCGAATGAGAAGCGCGCCCGCGACTTCGTGGACGGCTTTCTCGCCTTCGACTTCATCAGCGATGAGGAGCGCCGCCTGATCCGCCTGGCCAAACTCGCGCTGGCCCGCGCCCGCTACGCGAGTCTCCAACGCGAGATCAACCAGCTCCAGCGCGACACCAAGAAGGTCAAGGTCACCCCGGCGGTCTTGGCCGACAAGCTCTTCGAGATTCTGCGGGAGTATAAACTGGAGGACATGGAGAACCAGGGCGTCGGCACGGCCGAGAGCATTCGTCGCGCCGAGACCGACCCCGAGATCATCCTCACCGAGTCCTTCGACCATTCATCCAGCAAATGACGCGCGACGCCCTGAAGTCCCTCCTTCAATCGAACTATAAACGAGAGCGCTGGCTTGTGCTGCTGCACGACCTGCTTCCCACGACGCAGGCATTCGGGGCTGCGAAAGACCTGAGCCTGGACGATGCCTCCATCGCCTCGGCGTCGCAGATTGCGCGCATTCCGCTCGCCGGAGACCGGACTGTCGCCGTGCTGGAAGTGCGTGTCACCGGGCAAGTGGACTTGCAGCGCAACCGCGTGGGCCTGCGCAACCTTGTCTCCCGTTTCATCGGACAGGAGGGAGCCGATGCCGTGCTTGCCTTCTTCGTAGGAGATGCGCCCGACTACCGCTTCTCCTTCGCCGCCCGCACCAACCGCTTCACCGCCGACGGCCAGTTGGAGCAGAACGAGACCGCGCCCCGCCGCTACACCTACCTGTTTGGTCCGGGGCTGCCGTGCCGGACGGCGCTGGAGCGACTCGAACTGCTCCGCTCCCTCGGCGCGCGCGCCCAGCTCTCCGACCTGATCGAGGCCTTCAAGGTCGAGCCGCTCTTCAAGGAGTTCTACCGTGACTACGGCCGTGTGTTCGAGGCGGTGGAAAACCATGTCCGCCCCTCGCTTTCGGAAAAGGAGCGGCTTCGCCTCTTCACCCAGCGCCTTTTCAACCGGCTCATGTTCCTTGCCTTCGTCGAGCGCAAGGGCTGGCTCCGCCTCGGTCAGCGCAGCGATTATCTCGCAGCTCTCTGGAACGACTACAAGGCCCGGCTCCGCACCTCGCCCGCCTCGGTCAACTTCTACGCCGACCGTCTTGTCCCGATCTTCTTCGAGGTGCTCAACCAGCCCGATCGCCCCGCCGACTCGGTTGATCAGCGAATTGGTTTCGTGCCATACCTCAACGGCGGTCTGTGTGAATATGCTGAAGATGGCACCGACCGCCTGCCAGCCCTCCGCGTACCCGACGAGGCCATCGCCCTCATCCTCGACTCCGAAACCGGTTTGTTCTCCCGCTACAACTTCACCGTGGCGGAGAGCACGCCGCTAGAGATCCAGGTGGCGGTCGATCCCGAAATGCTCGGCAAGGTGTTTGAGGAACTCGTCACCGGCCGCCACGAGCAGGGCAGCTACTACACGCCGAAGCCCATCGTCGCCTTTATGGCGCGCGCCGCCCTGGTCGAGCACCTCGCCGACCGCTGCCGCGCGGAATCACGCGAGGCGGTGGAGAAATTCGTTCACGACGACGACGCCTCGGCCCTGCGCGACCCCGAGGCCGTTCATCGCGCGTTGCTCACAATCAAGGTGTGCGACCCCGCCTGCGGCTCCGGCGCCTACCTGCTGGGCATGCTGCACGAGCTGCTCGACCTCCGCACGCGCATCTTTGCATCTCGTCAGAAGCCCGACCCCGAGAATGCCTATCAACGCCGCCTCCAGATCATTGAACGCAACCTCTATGGCGTCGACAAGGATGCCTTCGCCGTCAACATCGCGCGCCTGCGCCTCTGGCTCGCTCTGGCGGTCGAGTTTGAGGGTCCGGTTCCGCCGCCACTGCCTAATCTCGATTTTAAGATCGAAGTGGGCGACGCACTCGCCGCCCCCGCGCCGCAGGACATCTTTCAACGCCCGGCGGTGGAGGAATTCCGCGACAAGAAAGCGGCCTTTCTCCGCGCCCATGGCGAGGAGAAGGCCAGGCTGAAGGCCGAGCTGGAGCACATACGGGCGGACCTTGCGCTTTGGCAGCAGGCGGACCTGTCCGATCACGGCTTCAACTGGGCCGTGGAGTTTGCGGAGGTGTTTCTGCCCGATGCCGAAGAGCGCGCGCTACTCGGCGAGTTGCTCGCGCAGGAGGATGCATCCTCGGCAATTCAGTCAGGCGGTTTCGACATCATCGTGGCCAATCCGCCCTACGTGCGACAGGAGCTTATTAAGGAGCAAAAGCCGGTTCTCAAAAAACGGTTCCCTGAAGTTTTTACGGGTGTTGCGGATCTCTACGTTTACTTCTTCGCCCGCGCCCACGAGTTGCTCCGACCCGGCGGCGTGGCTGCCTTCATCTCGTCCAACAAATGGCTCCGCGCTGGCTATGGCGAATCGCTCCGTCAGTACTTGCTCGATGGGCATGCTTTTCACCTTGTGATGGATTTTGGCGAGCTTGGCGTTTTCGACACCGCCGCTACCGACGCGGCAATTTTTATCTGGCAGAAACTGCCACGCATCGCGAGTCCGACCGCGTGGGCGATGGTCAAGGACTTAAATCTCTGCTACAGCCAGGGTGTTCGCCACCATTTTCAGCTCCTCCGTATCGATGTTCCCGCCAATCAATTCGGCAAGGGCAACGCGCGACTAGCCTCGATAGCCGCTGCTGGGTTGCGGAAGCGGATGGAAAGTAGGGCTACATTACTTCGAAATTACATTGGCGGTGAGATTAAGTGGGGACTTAAAACAGGGCTAAATGAGGCGTTCGTTGTCGACAGACTTAAGCGCAAACAGCTCGTCGACGAAACGCCCCTAGCGGACGAGATCATTCGGCCGATCCTCGCAGGCGACGATGTGCGCAGATATGAAACACACTTCAGGGAGACTTATATAATTCTCACGAAGATTGGGGTGCCGATCCATAGGTACACCTCGGTTCTACGGCACTTGGAACCTTTTGAGGAAAAAGCTAGGAAGCGCACCGACCAAGGTCAGCACTGGTGGGAACTGAGAGCGTGCGTTTATTATGAAGAATTTCTGAAACCGAAAATCGTTTATCCGGAGATCGGAAAAGAGGCTCGTTTCGTTTTGGAGACGGAGGGACGGTATCTAAACAACAAGTGCTTCTTTTTGCCATCCGCAGATTGGTTTCTTCTCGCTGTTCTCAACTCCGCATCGGTGTTTGCCTACTTGAAAGAGGTATGTGCGACGCTTGGCGATAAAGATGATGGCGGACGCCTGGAATACCGCGCTCAATACTTGAGAAGCCTTATTCCCGACGCGTCGCTGCTGACCGCGACCACATCGGTCGACTCGCCCAGCAGGCGCAGTCCCTGCACGGTCAGCGCCGCGCCCGCAGCGAGCAGTTCCTTCGCGCGCTTGGGCTTGATCCGGCCGACAGCACCTCGCGCAATCCCCTGGAACAGCCGTGGTCACTCGCGGCCGACGACTACGCCAAACGCGCCCGCAAGCTGCACGGCCGCGCGCCTGACATGAAGCTCTACGAGACCGCCCGGGACGAAACTGCCGCCCTCACCGAACAGATCGCCAAGGTCGAGGCCGAGATCGACGCCCGCGTCGCCGCTCTCTACGGCCTCGACGCGGAGGACCAACGCTGGGCCGCCCAATCCGCTCCGACTGACGGCAAGCAGACCTTGTTCTTCAGCATCCTCGGCAAGCTGAAGGAAGGTTCGGGCTACTTCCCGACGACGGCGATCCAGGCCGCCGCCAACGAGGCCGAGCTGTCGCTCACGGACGGTTCGTTCAAGGTCTATCTCACGGAAGCGGTCGCCAAGGGCCTCCTCCACGATGCGGGACGCGGCTGGTATACGCGATTGAGTGAACCCATCACGCTCGATCCCAAGCCGGTCGCCAAACTCGTCCGGGCCGTGGAAAAGGCATTCCCGCTGCTGGATTTCAGCGTGTGGAGCACGGTGCAGCTCAATCCGTGGATGCACCACCTGCTGGCCCACCCGGTTCATTTTCTCAACGCCCCGGCGGATACGTTGGAGTCAGTGGGCGAAGGACTCCGCGCCGCAGGCTGGGAGGTCGCGGTCAACCCACCGGCCAGTGTTGCCGCCAAGGCGGTGCAGCCGGGCGAGAAGATGGTCGTCCTACGCCCAACGCTGGGCCGTCAGCCGGCCCCCCAGGGCAGGCAGGCTGCCATCGAGCAGGTCCTTGTCGATCTCATCGCCGAGTGCGGTGCGCTGGCACTCATGGATCAGCCTGAAGCAGAGGGTGTTGTTGCAGCTATTTTGGGTAAGAATAAGGTGCAAATCGCTGCCATGCTGAGATATGCGGCCTCCAGAAAAATTAAAATCCAAGCAATAGACGCAATTAACCAACGTCACTGTACCGCCAAAAGTGACGTTAGTTAATTCATCGGATTTCTGACTTAGAATCCCATGTTCCATTCCGCCATCTATACCCCGGACTGGATTCACGGGCAGAGGCAGGCGCTGGGCCAGTGTGATCCGGCCATCCGGAGAAATGCGTCTGAGCACTGACGTTACCGGTATTTGCAGGAGAGCGGCCTGCCTTTCATGTTCAAGGGCGGCACCAGTCTCCTGCTGCATCTGCCTGAAGCCCGGCGCCTGTCACGCGACATCGACATCGTCTGCGGCCGGCCGGCGGCCGAAGTTGATGCGGTGCTCGCCAAATTGGCTAGTCGAGAGCCGTTTCTGCGGCACGAGGAAGAGCAGCGCGGGGTGCGGGGCCTGCCCCAGCGCCGCCACTTCAGGTTTTTCTACCGTTCGGTGCTTCCGGGCGCGGCCGAGTCAGAGGTGCTGCTCGATATCGTCGAGGAATCCCACGAGGTGCATGAAGTGGTGATGCGCCCGATCCGCACCAACTTCCTGACCCCGGAGCGCGAGATCCTGGTGCGCGTCCCAACGGTCGAAAGT of the Opitutaceae bacterium genome contains:
- a CDS encoding Eco57I restriction-modification methylase domain-containing protein, translated to MTRDALKSLLQSNYKRERWLVLLHDLLPTTQAFGAAKDLSLDDASIASASQIARIPLAGDRTVAVLEVRVTGQVDLQRNRVGLRNLVSRFIGQEGADAVLAFFVGDAPDYRFSFAARTNRFTADGQLEQNETAPRRYTYLFGPGLPCRTALERLELLRSLGARAQLSDLIEAFKVEPLFKEFYRDYGRVFEAVENHVRPSLSEKERLRLFTQRLFNRLMFLAFVERKGWLRLGQRSDYLAALWNDYKARLRTSPASVNFYADRLVPIFFEVLNQPDRPADSVDQRIGFVPYLNGGLCEYAEDGTDRLPALRVPDEAIALILDSETGLFSRYNFTVAESTPLEIQVAVDPEMLGKVFEELVTGRHEQGSYYTPKPIVAFMARAALVEHLADRCRAESREAVEKFVHDDDASALRDPEAVHRALLTIKVCDPACGSGAYLLGMLHELLDLRTRIFASRQKPDPENAYQRRLQIIERNLYGVDKDAFAVNIARLRLWLALAVEFEGPVPPPLPNLDFKIEVGDALAAPAPQDIFQRPAVEEFRDKKAAFLRAHGEEKARLKAELEHIRADLALWQQADLSDHGFNWAVEFAEVFLPDAEERALLGELLAQEDASSAIQSGGFDIIVANPPYVRQELIKEQKPVLKKRFPEVFTGVADLYVYFFARAHELLRPGGVAAFISSNKWLRAGYGESLRQYLLDGHAFHLVMDFGELGVFDTAATDAAIFIWQKLPRIASPTAWAMVKDLNLCYSQGVRHHFQLLRIDVPANQFGKGNARLASIAAAGLRKRMESRATLLRNYIGGEIKWGLKTGLNEAFVVDRLKRKQLVDETPLADEIIRPILAGDDVRRYETHFRETYIILTKIGVPIHRYTSVLRHLEPFEEKARKRTDQGQHWWELRACVYYEEFLKPKIVYPEIGKEARFVLETEGRYLNNKCFFLPSADWFLLAVLNSASVFAYLKEVCATLGDKDDGGRLEYRAQYLRSLIPDASLLTATTSVDSPSRRSPCTVSAAPAASSSFARLGLIRPTAPRAIPWNSRGHSRPTTTPNAPASCTAARLT